The following coding sequences are from one Granulicella arctica window:
- a CDS encoding anhydro-N-acetylmuramic acid kinase → MMGKAMIVAGVMSGTSADGVDVAVCRIDAGRVEGAAPRIKLLGHSAFRYPKAVRAAVLGAMDAKAISVAELSRLNWRLGEIYADCVEKAAARLGVKVGLVGCHGQTIYHQGVAARCLGASVRATWQVGEASVIAERLRVPVVSDFRPADLAAGGQGAPLVPMLDFVMFRSARVTRVLQNLGGIGNLTALPAGCSADRVMAFDTGPANMVIDACMERLFGRGYDRGGAVARRGRVLSDVVRGVLREGYFSALPPKSCGREEFGEGFVSRFIDACRRAGGSDADVVATATALTAESVVDAYRRFVWAHVGQAAPLAKVEFVAAGGGAKNATLMGMLRDGLEPLGVRVRLMEELGVPAQAKEAVAFALLAWLTWHRRPGNVMAATGAGRAVVLGKVTF, encoded by the coding sequence ATGATGGGGAAGGCGATGATTGTTGCTGGAGTGATGAGTGGGACTTCGGCGGATGGGGTGGATGTGGCAGTTTGCCGGATTGATGCGGGTCGGGTGGAGGGTGCTGCGCCGCGTATCAAGTTGCTGGGGCACTCGGCGTTTCGGTATCCGAAGGCAGTGCGGGCGGCGGTGTTGGGGGCGATGGATGCGAAGGCTATTTCGGTGGCGGAGTTGTCTCGGCTGAATTGGCGGCTGGGGGAGATCTATGCGGATTGTGTGGAGAAGGCGGCGGCTCGGCTTGGTGTGAAGGTAGGGTTGGTGGGGTGTCATGGGCAGACGATCTATCACCAGGGGGTGGCGGCGCGGTGTCTGGGGGCGTCGGTGCGGGCTACGTGGCAGGTGGGTGAGGCGAGTGTGATTGCGGAGCGGCTGCGGGTTCCGGTGGTGAGTGATTTTCGTCCGGCGGATCTGGCGGCGGGGGGACAGGGTGCTCCGTTGGTGCCGATGCTGGACTTTGTGATGTTTCGGTCGGCAAGGGTGACGCGGGTGTTGCAGAATCTGGGGGGGATTGGGAATCTGACTGCTCTGCCTGCGGGGTGCTCAGCGGATAGGGTGATGGCGTTCGATACGGGGCCGGCGAATATGGTGATCGACGCTTGCATGGAGCGACTGTTCGGGCGCGGCTATGACCGTGGTGGTGCGGTGGCGAGGCGTGGGCGGGTGCTCTCGGATGTGGTGCGGGGGGTGTTGCGGGAGGGGTACTTCTCTGCCCTGCCGCCGAAGAGCTGTGGGCGAGAGGAGTTTGGGGAGGGGTTTGTTTCGAGGTTCATTGATGCGTGTCGGCGAGCGGGTGGGAGCGATGCGGATGTGGTGGCTACGGCTACGGCGCTGACGGCGGAGTCGGTGGTGGATGCGTATCGGCGGTTTGTGTGGGCGCATGTGGGACAGGCTGCTCCGCTGGCGAAGGTGGAGTTTGTCGCTGCGGGGGGTGGGGCTAAGAATGCTACTCTCATGGGGATGTTGCGGGATGGGTTGGAGCCGCTGGGAGTGCGGGTTCGGTTGATGGAGGAGTTGGGGGTTCCGGCTCAGGCGAAGGAGGCGGTGGCGTTTGCGCTGCTGGCCTGGCTGACCTGGCATCGGCGGCCGGGGAATGTGATGGCGGCTACGGGAGCGGGGCGGGCGGTGGTGTTGGGGAAGGTGACGTTCTGA